One part of the Streptomyces lienomycini genome encodes these proteins:
- a CDS encoding cellulase family glycosylhydrolase, producing the protein MRTARRDTSAPKPLLARLLTGLAALIGLVVVGALFPGGAVAQPPGARTADARPAGARAADAAGLHISGGRLLEGNGNDFVMRGVNHAHTWYPGETRSLADVKALGANSVRVVLSDGYRWSENSPEDVAAVIGQCKANRLICVLEVHDTTGYGEDAAAGTLDHAADYWIGLKDVLAGQEDYVVVNIGNEPWGNTDPAGWTEPTVAAVEKLRAAGLRHTIMVDAPNWGQDWQGVMRANARTVYDADPTGNLIFSIHMYSVFDTAQEITDYLNAFVDAELPILIGEFGGPADQYGDPDEDTMMATAEQLGLGYLAWSWSGNTDPVLDLAIDFDPNRLSDWGDRVFHGADGIAQTSKEATVYGGGAPDTQAPTAPGAPAATAVTDTSVTLGWSAATDDTAVTGYDVVRVVDGAESVVAAPTTTTATVTGLTADTAYTFAVRARDAAGNRSARSATVVVTTDEGGGTPVGSCSVGYRVVGEWPGGFQGEIAVRNTGNTAITPWTLAFAFADGQSITHMWGGTAAQNAGAVRVTPASYTATIPAGGTVTLGFTARKGATNTAPTAFSLDGASCATA; encoded by the coding sequence GTGCGCACAGCAAGACGCGACACATCCGCACCGAAACCACTCCTCGCCCGTCTGCTGACGGGTCTGGCCGCGCTGATCGGGCTGGTGGTCGTCGGGGCCCTCTTCCCCGGTGGGGCCGTGGCCCAGCCGCCCGGAGCCCGGACCGCCGACGCCCGGCCGGCCGGGGCGCGGGCGGCCGACGCGGCCGGGCTGCACATCAGCGGGGGCAGGCTGCTGGAGGGCAACGGCAACGACTTCGTCATGCGCGGGGTCAACCACGCCCACACCTGGTACCCCGGCGAGACCCGGTCGCTGGCGGACGTCAAGGCGCTGGGCGCCAACAGCGTCCGGGTGGTCCTCTCCGACGGGTACCGCTGGAGCGAGAACAGCCCCGAGGACGTCGCCGCCGTCATCGGGCAGTGCAAGGCCAACCGGCTGATCTGCGTCCTGGAGGTCCACGACACCACCGGCTACGGCGAGGACGCGGCGGCCGGCACCCTCGACCACGCCGCCGACTACTGGATCGGCCTCAAGGACGTGCTGGCCGGCCAGGAGGACTACGTCGTCGTCAACATCGGCAACGAGCCCTGGGGCAACACCGACCCGGCCGGCTGGACCGAGCCCACCGTCGCGGCCGTCGAGAAGCTGCGCGCCGCCGGACTCCGGCACACGATCATGGTGGACGCGCCCAACTGGGGCCAGGACTGGCAGGGCGTCATGCGCGCCAACGCGCGAACCGTCTACGACGCCGACCCCACCGGCAACCTGATCTTCTCCATCCACATGTACAGCGTCTTCGACACCGCCCAGGAGATCACCGACTACCTGAACGCGTTCGTCGACGCGGAACTTCCCATCCTCATCGGCGAGTTCGGCGGACCCGCCGACCAGTACGGCGACCCGGACGAGGACACCATGATGGCCACCGCCGAGCAGCTCGGCCTCGGCTACCTGGCCTGGTCGTGGAGCGGCAACACCGACCCGGTCCTCGACCTGGCGATCGACTTCGACCCGAACCGGCTCAGCGACTGGGGCGACCGGGTCTTCCACGGCGCCGACGGCATCGCCCAGACCTCGAAGGAAGCCACCGTGTACGGCGGCGGCGCCCCGGACACCCAGGCCCCGACGGCTCCCGGCGCCCCGGCCGCCACCGCGGTCACGGACACCTCCGTCACGCTCGGCTGGTCCGCCGCCACCGACGACACCGCGGTCACCGGCTACGACGTCGTCCGCGTCGTCGACGGTGCGGAGAGCGTGGTCGCCGCCCCGACGACCACCACCGCCACCGTGACCGGCCTCACCGCGGACACCGCCTACACCTTCGCCGTCCGCGCCCGCGACGCGGCCGGCAACCGGTCGGCCCGGTCCGCCACCGTGGTGGTCACCACCGACGAGGGCGGCGGCACCCCGGTCGGTTCCTGCTCCGTCGGCTACCGCGTCGTGGGGGAGTGGCCCGGCGGCTTCCAGGGCGAGATCGCCGTCCGCAACACCGGGAACACCGCCATCACCCCGTGGACGCTCGCCTTCGCCTTCGCGGACGGCCAGAGCATCACCCACATGTGGGGAGGAACCGCCGCCCAGAACGCGGGAGCGGTGCGCGTCACCCCGGCCTCCTACACCGCCACCATCCCGGCCGGCGGCACGGTCACCCTGGGCTTCACCGCCCGGAAGGGCGCCACCAACACCGCCCCGACCGCGTTCAGCCTCGACGGGGCCTCCTGCGCCACGGCCTGA
- a CDS encoding alpha/beta hydrolase — translation MTVFILVSGMFTGSHVWQETAARLTAAGAEAHTVALTGLEGPHGTPNGIQNGTPHGAARGTRAAAVDLETHIADVLAVIDSIDPVPGRETVLVGHDYGIHPAVGAADRRAGRVGRIVHLDSGLPRDGVPALAAVPDPSVRERCAARAAAGGHPDEADDGAVPPPARDEWPRWGSTAGVPGPALDRLTALAAPQPPGTLLQPLRLTGAVARVPTTGVLCTGNGSSIEMVQMLVGFGDPALQALLDPRVTFFELPTGHWPMLSRPDELTDVLLRAAAGEGHRLEPAGKGATPPHLRPFPLQVPEVPRERHGNVDLHLPDAEEPRPAVVFVHGGPVPADARPTPRDWPVLTGYARYAADKGAVGAVLDHRLHDLADYGRAADDVAAAVELVRSDPRVDADRIALWFFSGGGLIAADWLDTPPAWLRCLAATYPVLAPLPNWGLPDSRFQPVRAVAGAGSPPVVLTRVGREMPEIAATVEEFLAAAEKHGADVEVIDVPHGHHSFETVDPTDESREAVRHAMRSVLGLVGGAHQSARPAAPDYRRE, via the coding sequence ATGACCGTGTTCATCCTGGTGTCGGGAATGTTCACCGGCAGCCACGTGTGGCAGGAGACGGCCGCGCGCCTGACCGCCGCCGGCGCCGAGGCACACACCGTCGCCCTCACGGGACTCGAAGGCCCGCACGGGACCCCGAACGGGATCCAGAACGGGACTCCGCACGGGGCCGCGCGCGGGACGCGGGCGGCCGCCGTCGACCTGGAGACACACATCGCGGACGTCCTGGCGGTGATCGACTCGATCGACCCGGTGCCCGGCCGGGAGACGGTGCTGGTCGGCCACGACTACGGCATCCACCCGGCGGTCGGCGCCGCCGACCGGCGCGCGGGGCGGGTCGGCAGGATCGTCCACCTCGACTCGGGCCTGCCCCGGGACGGCGTCCCGGCCCTGGCCGCCGTCCCCGACCCGTCCGTGCGAGAGCGCTGCGCCGCCCGGGCCGCGGCCGGCGGGCACCCGGACGAGGCGGACGACGGCGCGGTCCCGCCCCCGGCCCGTGACGAGTGGCCGCGCTGGGGCAGCACCGCGGGCGTTCCCGGCCCGGCCCTGGACCGGCTCACCGCCCTCGCCGCCCCGCAGCCGCCGGGCACCCTGCTCCAGCCGCTGCGGCTCACCGGCGCGGTGGCCCGGGTCCCCACCACCGGCGTGCTGTGCACCGGGAACGGTTCGAGCATCGAGATGGTCCAGATGCTGGTCGGCTTCGGCGACCCCGCGCTGCAGGCCCTGCTGGACCCCCGGGTGACCTTCTTCGAACTGCCCACCGGACACTGGCCGATGCTGTCCCGCCCCGACGAACTCACGGACGTACTGCTGCGGGCCGCGGCCGGTGAGGGGCACCGGCTGGAGCCGGCCGGGAAGGGCGCGACGCCCCCGCACCTGCGTCCGTTCCCGCTTCAGGTGCCCGAAGTCCCCAGGGAGCGGCACGGGAACGTCGACCTCCACCTGCCCGACGCCGAGGAGCCGCGCCCGGCGGTGGTCTTCGTGCACGGCGGTCCGGTCCCCGCCGACGCCCGCCCCACCCCGCGGGACTGGCCGGTCCTGACGGGGTACGCCCGGTACGCGGCCGATAAGGGAGCGGTGGGCGCGGTCCTGGACCACCGTCTGCACGACCTGGCCGACTACGGGCGCGCGGCCGACGACGTCGCCGCCGCCGTGGAACTGGTCCGGTCCGACCCCCGGGTGGACGCGGACCGGATCGCGCTGTGGTTCTTCTCCGGCGGCGGCCTGATCGCCGCCGACTGGCTGGACACGCCCCCCGCCTGGCTGCGCTGCCTGGCGGCGACCTACCCGGTCCTCGCGCCCCTGCCCAACTGGGGCCTGCCGGACAGCCGGTTCCAGCCGGTGCGCGCGGTGGCCGGTGCGGGCTCGCCGCCCGTCGTCCTCACCCGCGTGGGACGGGAGATGCCCGAGATCGCGGCCACCGTCGAGGAGTTCCTGGCCGCGGCCGAGAAGCACGGGGCCGACGTGGAGGTGATCGACGTGCCGCACGGCCACCACTCCTTCGAGACGGTCGACCCGACCGACGAGTCCCGCGAGGCGGTGCGGCACGCGATGCGCTCGGTGCTGGGCCTCGTCGGCGGCGCGCACCAATCCGCGCGCCCCGCGGCCCCGGATTACCGGCGTGAGTGA
- a CDS encoding sulfite oxidase: protein MSDEDKTPRKPSAPTWTRSGLGALSGLLAGGAALAVAELVAAAVRPEAGPVVAVGGAAIDRTPIALKDWAIRTFGTNDKLVLQLGILAVLTLLALALGALAARHRRSGAAGVLVFGVVGATAALGRPDSTGVTDAFPSVLGAVAGAVLLYVLVGLLPPPRRAEPGERGEGWDRRRFVVAATAAAAASAGAGVLGRALSGAGGRDAVASRKNVALPAPGSPAPAVPRRAQVGVEGVSPFVTPNGDFYRVDTALVVPKVDATAWRLRIHGDGVSREKTLTFDDLLRRRLIERDITLTCVSNEVGGPYVGNARWIGVRLADLLAECGVRPPSKGGPADQLVARSVDGMTIGSPVEDVMDGRDALLAVGMNGEPLPFEHGFPVRMLVPGLYGYVSACKWIEDIELTTFDAYDSYWVKRDWAPEAPIKTQSRIDTPKPFARPKAGTVMVAGVAWAQHRGIDKVEIRVDDGPWQEATLAAEDSRDTWRQWSYAWQATKGGHTLTVRATDRTGEVQTEKRTRTVPDGASGWHSVVVTVDA, encoded by the coding sequence GTGAGTGACGAGGACAAGACCCCACGGAAACCGTCGGCCCCGACATGGACCCGCTCCGGGCTGGGCGCGCTGAGCGGGCTCCTGGCGGGCGGCGCCGCGCTGGCCGTCGCCGAACTGGTGGCGGCGGCCGTACGCCCGGAGGCGGGCCCGGTCGTCGCGGTGGGCGGGGCCGCCATCGACCGCACGCCGATCGCCCTGAAGGACTGGGCGATCCGCACCTTCGGCACCAACGACAAGCTGGTGCTCCAACTCGGCATCCTCGCGGTCCTGACGCTGCTGGCCCTGGCCCTCGGAGCGCTCGCCGCCCGCCACCGGCGCAGTGGTGCCGCCGGGGTCCTGGTCTTCGGCGTCGTCGGCGCGACGGCGGCGCTCGGCAGGCCCGACTCCACCGGTGTCACGGACGCCTTCCCCTCCGTCCTGGGGGCGGTCGCGGGCGCCGTCCTCCTGTACGTCCTCGTCGGGCTCCTCCCGCCGCCGCGCCGGGCGGAGCCGGGAGAGCGGGGCGAGGGCTGGGACCGCCGCCGTTTCGTCGTCGCGGCGACCGCCGCGGCCGCCGCCTCCGCGGGCGCCGGCGTCCTGGGCCGGGCCCTGAGCGGGGCCGGCGGCCGGGACGCGGTCGCCTCCCGCAAGAACGTCGCCCTCCCGGCGCCCGGCTCACCGGCCCCCGCGGTGCCCCGGCGGGCACAGGTCGGGGTGGAGGGGGTCAGCCCCTTCGTCACGCCCAACGGCGACTTCTACCGGGTCGACACCGCCCTGGTGGTCCCCAAGGTGGACGCCACCGCCTGGCGGCTGCGCATCCACGGCGACGGGGTCAGCAGGGAGAAGACGCTGACCTTCGACGACCTCCTGCGACGGCGGCTGATCGAGCGGGACATCACCCTCACCTGCGTGTCCAACGAGGTGGGCGGCCCGTACGTGGGCAACGCCCGCTGGATCGGCGTCCGGCTCGCCGACCTGCTGGCGGAGTGCGGCGTCCGTCCGCCGTCGAAGGGCGGCCCGGCGGACCAGCTGGTGGCCCGCTCCGTGGACGGCATGACCATCGGCAGTCCCGTCGAGGACGTCATGGACGGCCGCGACGCCCTGCTCGCCGTCGGCATGAACGGCGAGCCCCTGCCGTTCGAGCACGGATTCCCCGTCCGCATGCTCGTGCCCGGCCTCTACGGCTACGTCTCGGCCTGCAAGTGGATCGAGGACATCGAGCTGACCACGTTCGACGCCTACGACTCGTACTGGGTCAAGCGCGACTGGGCCCCCGAGGCGCCGATCAAGACCCAGTCCCGGATCGACACCCCGAAGCCCTTCGCCCGGCCGAAGGCGGGCACGGTGATGGTCGCCGGAGTCGCCTGGGCCCAGCACCGCGGCATCGACAAGGTCGAGATCCGCGTCGACGACGGCCCCTGGCAGGAGGCCACCCTGGCCGCCGAGGACTCGCGCGACACCTGGCGCCAGTGGTCGTACGCCTGGCAGGCCACCAAGGGCGGCCACACCCTCACCGTGCGGGCCACCGACCGGACCGGCGAGGTGCAGACCGAGAAGCGCACCCGCACGGTGCCCGACGGTGCGAGCGGATGGCACTCGGTGGTGGTGACGGTCGACGCCTGA
- a CDS encoding response regulator transcription factor, which produces MASVLVVEDDPVIRAALIEVLTGHGYAVKTAHQGFEALRDITQSPPDIVVLDLGLPDLDGLDVLRMIRGISRVPVLVATARDDETEIIRLLNAGADDYMVKPFSGGQLAARLAAVLRRSAPADLVAARRPVLRVADLRIDPTARTAHLADRELPLTRREFDLLAYLAANADQVISRQRILAEVWQQPYVEDQTVDVHLSALRRKMGEKARKPRYLHTVRGIGIKLVSAP; this is translated from the coding sequence ATGGCCTCCGTACTTGTCGTCGAGGACGACCCCGTGATCCGGGCCGCGCTGATCGAGGTCCTGACCGGGCACGGCTACGCGGTCAAGACCGCGCACCAGGGTTTCGAGGCGCTGCGCGACATCACCCAGAGCCCGCCGGACATCGTCGTGCTCGACCTCGGGCTGCCCGACCTCGACGGCCTCGACGTGCTCCGGATGATCCGCGGCATATCCCGCGTCCCGGTGCTGGTCGCCACCGCCCGGGACGACGAGACCGAGATCATCCGGCTGCTGAACGCCGGCGCCGACGACTACATGGTCAAGCCGTTCTCCGGCGGCCAGCTCGCGGCCCGGCTCGCCGCCGTGCTGCGCCGCTCGGCGCCCGCCGACCTCGTGGCCGCCCGGCGCCCCGTCCTGCGGGTCGCCGACCTGCGCATCGACCCCACCGCGCGCACCGCCCACCTCGCCGACCGGGAACTGCCCCTCACGCGACGTGAGTTCGACCTGCTCGCCTACCTGGCCGCCAACGCCGACCAGGTCATCTCGCGACAGCGGATACTCGCCGAGGTGTGGCAGCAGCCGTACGTGGAGGACCAGACGGTGGACGTCCACCTCTCCGCGCTCCGCCGCAAAATGGGCGAGAAGGCGCGAAAGCCCCGCTACCTCCACACCGTGCGCGGCATCGGCATCAAGCTGGTCAGCGCGCCGTGA